The DNA window GTTGTTCTAGATATTTTAGATTTTGTAATCAACTGGATATCTAGTCATATACTAGGGTCAGACTTTAAGTACAAGGATATTATTAAATAAAGGATGAGTTTATGGATTTAAAACAATTTGGCTTTAATTTTGAAAGTGATTTTAATGTAAGGGTATTAAGAGAAGATGATATAGACATTGACCTTATAATTCCTTTAGATAATAAAGCACTAGATTTGTACTTTGATGAAATGCCAAATTATATGGGAAAAAGAATTCAATGTCCTATGATTAAAAATATAATAATAAGATTTAGTAAGCTTAAAGACAATTCATTATGTACAATTCATTTTCTAAGAAGCATTGACTTACATTCATCTGTAATAAATTTTGAAATTGATTACAGACATATAAAGCTTGAAATTAAGGATTTAAAATATTCTGCTACATTAAAAATTTTAAAAAATAAATAGGAGGGTGAATTTATGAATAAGGAACTTTACATAACTACTAGAAAAAAAATAATGGATAATGTGGAAGATAACTCTTTGCTTGTTTTATTTTCTGGTACAGCTCCACATAAATCTGCTGATGCAGATTATGATTTTATTGTAAATAAAAACTTTTTTTACATGGTAGGAATTGAAAGAGAAAAATTTATATTGTTAATTGAAAAAAGAAACAAAAAATTGAAGGAAACGTTATTTATAGATAAAGTAACACCACTGGAGGAAAAATGGACTGGCTTTAGGATGAAAGAAGACGAGGCTAAATCAATATCTGGAATAGAGAGTATTGAACCATTAGGGTATTTTAACGACTATTTAAATAGTATATTGTTTAATAATGACTATTCAAACCTTTACTTAGATTTAGAAAGACGTGGATGGGATTCGGATGAAACCAAAGCATTAAAATTAGCAAAGAACATTAGAGATAAATACCCACATATCAATATAAATAATTCATATAGCATAATAGCAAAATCTAGAATGGTAAAAACAACAGAAGAAATTGAAATGATTAAAAAGGCAATAGATATTACAAATCAAGGGATAAAAAGGATGATGGAAAAATCAAAGCCAGGAATGATGGAATACCAGCTTGAAGCCTATTTTGACTTTGAATTAAAGACACTAGGAGCAAAAAGACATTCATTTAATACAATTGCTGCTTCAGGAGAAAATGCAATCGTATTGCATTATGGAGAAAACAATTGTGAAATGAAGGACGGAGACCTTATCCTATTTGATTTAGGTGCTGAATATAATAATTACTGTGCAGATATCTCTAGAACTTTTCCAGTCAACGGAAGATTTACAGAAAGACAAAAAGAAATATATAATATAGTGCTAAAATCCCAGCTTGAGACAATTAAAGCGGTTAAACCAGGTCTTCCTTTTAAAGAGCTAAATAATGTTACCAAAAAGGTTTTGATTGAAGAGTGTAAAAAGAATGGACTTATTAAAGAAGATGAAGAAATTATTAAGTATTATTATCATGGAGTAAGTCATTACTTAGGACTAGATACTCATGATGTAGGAGGTCGCGAAGTAAATCTAGAGCCAGGAATGGTGCTTACTATAGAGCCAGGATTGTATATTGAAGAGGAAGGAATAGGAATTAGAATAGAGGATAATGTAGTAGTGACAGAAGATGGATGTGAAAATCTATCAAAGGATATTATAAAATCGGTTGAGGAAATAGAAGCTTTTATGAATAAATAAAGAGAAGTTTTCACTTCTCTTTATTTATATATAGATATTTCAAATCCTTTTTTCCAATAGTTCTAGGCTTTTTTCAATAAGAGAAGTAATATTAGCTGTATTTGTCCCTCCACCTTGTACAAGCTCAGGAGTTCCTCCTCCTTTTCCATTAATAATGCTGATCACGGAGTCAAATATTTCTTTCATATTGATGTCAAGGTTTTCTGATCTACCCATTAATATATGACATTTATTTTGGTTTTCTACAATACAAAGTATACAAACAGTATTAGAGTAAGCTAATATGTGTGATATTGCATATTTAGCCATTTTAAGGTCAAAACCATATAATATTTTGTGTACTATTTTCACATTATTTTTCGTATAACTTTCACTAATCAGATCACTAATTTGATATTTTAATAATTCCGTCTTAATATCTGATAATTCTTTCTCCAATAGTTTACAATCATCATATAACTTTTTTACTGCATTATATGTGTCTATATCCTTAGAAGATAGTAGAGTTGAAATATTGTTAATGTGGTAATTTTTTAGCGTATAATCTTTTAAAGCTCTATAACCACATACAAACTCAATTCTGGTATTGCCCTTATACCTTTCCCACTTTCTTATTTTAACTATTCCTACTTCTCCAATATTCCTGACATGGGTTCCAGCACAAGGGGTAATATCAACATTTTCTATCTCCACAATTCTGATATTCTTGTCCACTGTTGGAAGCTTTCTAAGGGGAATAGAAGGGATATCCTTGTTTTCTATAGGATAAGTTTTTACTGGAAAATTACTATATATTATTTCATTGGCAAATCTTTCGATTTTTTCTACGTCATTCTCCGAAAGTGTTGGTATAGCCACATCAATATATACATAATCACGTCCTATGTGCATTCCAATAGTATTTGCATTATATAATTTATAGATGACTGCAGAAAGTAAATGCTGTCCAGTATGCTGCTGCATATGGTCAAAGCGAGTATCCCAATCAATGGCCATATTGACTATATTAGAATGTATGTTATCTTCTAGGACGTGAATGATCTCATCATTTTCCTCGTATACATCAATAACCTTAAAATCATTTATGGTAGCCTTATCCATAGGCTGACCTCCAGATAAATGAGGATATATTATAGTTCTATTTAATGTAATATAGAATTTGCTATTAGAATATTCTTTTTTAATAATTTTTGCTGTAAGTTCCTTCAAATAGGGATTTTCTAGATATATTTTTTCTGTCATGTAATCATCCTTCCTTTTCATAAGGTAGAAAAATCCTTAATTATCATAATGTCGTCATTTTTAATATAAAATATTCTTTTATTCTTATCTATCACTTTATAGTATTTTCCTGTTAAATTCAATAGGTAATCTACAGTTTGAGTTGTATCTTCTAAGATTCCTACCTCGGTATTTTGTGAGATAATTTTGCCTTCAGACATAATAAATGAATTGTAGGGTTCACTCCAAACTAATTTGACATCAAAGCTATTTTGTCCTATCAGTTTATAATCAGAGGAGGCAGAGAAACTAGAAGAGTCTAGGGATTCATACTTTGACAAGGTTTTTGATACATTTATTATAATATTTTCTTTTTCTAAGTTTATGTTATCAACAACACTACTATCTGTGATTTTATACCATTTAGGTTCAGGAGTCTCTGGATCGCTCCATTTTTCGAAATAATATGCTGTGTAATCTATAGATTGGCGAAATACCTCTATAAATTCACCGTCAGTTTCTGAAAATACTCTTACAAAATTATCTATGAAGTATGCTCCGATCATTTCATCAAGAATTTCTTCAGTTACTATAAAAGATTTTTTTGAAGATTCAATTCTAATAGCAGATACATTCTTTATATTGCATAGATCTTTAATAATGTTTGAAAGTATATATCTGTCCTCATATAGACGATATATACCTATTACACCTTGATCCTTAGATAAATTGACAGATATGATTAGGTCCTCTACATTATCATGGATTATATCGAAGGGATATAAATATATATCTATGAATTCTATGTAATTTAACCAATTTTCATATCCTAAATCCTTAAGAACTATTTTTTTAATTGAATTAGTCGATAATTCTTTTATATCACTATTTTCAGAAAAAAAATTATCTACCAATTTTTTACTGAGTATGTTATTAAACACCCCAATTTGATTAAAAACCAAATCATCGGTTACAGATGAGTAGTAAATCTTGAAGGTAAATAAACATGCAATGAATAACACTAATATTATTGGCAACAAATGATTTTTATTTTTTATCATAATTACACCGCCTTATCAAAACACTAGTAATAGCTTTATATAATTACTATTTTTTCAAATATATATTTATTCGAGCAATAATTAAATAATTTATTTATGCTTTGTTTTTTAGTATAATGGGTTAAAGCTAATGGATGAAATAGAAAATATGAATAGGTGATAATATGTCCATAATTGAATATTTAAAAAAGATACCTTTATTTGAAGGCATGAATTATGAAGAATTACAAAAGCTTGAGAAAATAACAAAAGAAAGATCATATAAAAAAGGAAGTACAATCATTATTGAGGGTGAAAAAAGTGAAAATGTATTTATAATTAAAACCGGTAAAGTAAAGATATTTAAAACTAGTAATGATGGAAGAGAAATAATTTTAGATATAAAGGGTAAATCAAAAATATTTGCTGAAGTTACGCTTTTTGATGGTGGGAAAAACCCAGCTACTGTTGTAGCTATTGAGAGTAGTGTTATTTTAAGTATCAGCAATGAGGATTTAGAAAATATAATTAGAGAAAATCCAGATATGGCATTGAATATAATAAAGGTATTAAATAAAAGATTAAAGGATGCTCAATCAAGAATTAAAAACATGGCAATTAATGATACCTATGTTAGGAC is part of the Proteiniborus sp. MB09-C3 genome and encodes:
- a CDS encoding Crp/Fnr family transcriptional regulator, translating into MSIIEYLKKIPLFEGMNYEELQKLEKITKERSYKKGSTIIIEGEKSENVFIIKTGKVKIFKTSNDGREIILDIKGKSKIFAEVTLFDGGKNPATVVAIESSVILSISNEDLENIIRENPDMALNIIKVLNKRLKDAQSRIKNMAINDTYVRTAQALLKLIDKYGTEIEDGAMELTLNLTREELAGLVGTSRETVSRAISQFSKEKAIKIIGRRIIILDKNKLSKWLNQ
- a CDS encoding aminopeptidase P family protein — encoded protein: MNKELYITTRKKIMDNVEDNSLLVLFSGTAPHKSADADYDFIVNKNFFYMVGIEREKFILLIEKRNKKLKETLFIDKVTPLEEKWTGFRMKEDEAKSISGIESIEPLGYFNDYLNSILFNNDYSNLYLDLERRGWDSDETKALKLAKNIRDKYPHININNSYSIIAKSRMVKTTEEIEMIKKAIDITNQGIKRMMEKSKPGMMEYQLEAYFDFELKTLGAKRHSFNTIAASGENAIVLHYGENNCEMKDGDLILFDLGAEYNNYCADISRTFPVNGRFTERQKEIYNIVLKSQLETIKAVKPGLPFKELNNVTKKVLIEECKKNGLIKEDEEIIKYYYHGVSHYLGLDTHDVGGREVNLEPGMVLTIEPGLYIEEEGIGIRIEDNVVVTEDGCENLSKDIIKSVEEIEAFMNK
- a CDS encoding DHHA1 domain-containing protein, whose amino-acid sequence is MTEKIYLENPYLKELTAKIIKKEYSNSKFYITLNRTIIYPHLSGGQPMDKATINDFKVIDVYEENDEIIHVLEDNIHSNIVNMAIDWDTRFDHMQQHTGQHLLSAVIYKLYNANTIGMHIGRDYVYIDVAIPTLSENDVEKIERFANEIIYSNFPVKTYPIENKDIPSIPLRKLPTVDKNIRIVEIENVDITPCAGTHVRNIGEVGIVKIRKWERYKGNTRIEFVCGYRALKDYTLKNYHINNISTLLSSKDIDTYNAVKKLYDDCKLLEKELSDIKTELLKYQISDLISESYTKNNVKIVHKILYGFDLKMAKYAISHILAYSNTVCILCIVENQNKCHILMGRSENLDINMKEIFDSVISIINGKGGGTPELVQGGGTNTANITSLIEKSLELLEKRI